TCAAGGCTAAAGCCGGTGAAGCGGCCTTCGCCCTGAGCGACATGGTGTTCAGGGAGAACAACATCTTCTACCCAACGCTCAAAGCTCTCCTCAGCGACGGTGAGTGGAAGGCCATAAGGATGCAGGAAGACGAGTACGGCTACTACAAGGTAAACCCGCCGGCCTGGGACCCCGGAGTTGAGCCTCTCCATCCATGGGAGATAAACCCCGAGCTCAGCGTTGAGCAGCTTTTGGGGCTCCCCAAGGAAGTCCAGCAGGCACTTAGAGGTCAGCCTTTAGAGTTTGACAAGAGCGAGCTGCGGAGAGAGGGCGACATCGACATGGGAACGGGCTACGTAAGCGTTGAGGAGCTCAAGGCCATCTTCGAGGCGCTACCGGTTGACGTAACCTTCATAGACAGGGACGACCGCGTGAGGTTCTTCTCCCCTGGCGAGAGGATTTTCGCCCGCTCGTTGAGCGTCCTCGGAAGGCCCGTCCAGCTCTGCCATCCGCCGAAGAGCGTTTATGTTGTTAACAAAATCCTCAGGGCCTTCAAGGAGGGCAGGAAGAAGGAGGCGACCTTCTGGCTCAGGCTCGGTCCGAAGTACGTTTACATCAAATACGTGCCCCTCTTTGACAAAAACGGGAACTACCTGGGAACGCTGGAGATTACCATGGACATCGAGCCATATAAGAAGATCGAGGGCGAGAAGAGACTGCTCGACTGGAGGGATTGAGATGATCGTTGTTAGAGTTGAGGACGCCCCGTGGGTGGACAACCCACACGGAGTGGATGTGAGAAAGCTGATGGATGAGAAAAGTGCCCAGATATTTTACATAACCCTGAATCTGGGAGAGAGTCTGAAGAGACACACAACGCCGGTTGATGCTTTCCTCTACGTCCTCAAGGGCAGGGGCATCGTGGAGGTCGGCGACGAAAGGGCAGAGGTTAAGAAGGGAACCGCCGTATATCTCCCGAAGGAAGTGCCGCATGCGGTTTCCAACGGGGGAAGCCTTGACATGGCATTCCTCGTTATCAA
This Thermococcus stetteri DNA region includes the following protein-coding sequences:
- a CDS encoding cupin domain-containing protein — its product is MIVVRVEDAPWVDNPHGVDVRKLMDEKSAQIFYITLNLGESLKRHTTPVDAFLYVLKGRGIVEVGDERAEVKKGTAVYLPKEVPHAVSNGGSLDMAFLVIKVM
- a CDS encoding DUF438 domain-containing protein, which gives rise to MTELLKNREYKKEQLKNLLLRIHNGESVEKLKEEFRTVLSGISPLEIPLIEQELVKEGISAKDIAKMCDLHVELFREAVKGTDELEEKGLPDGHPLKTLYQENKEIMKDAEMLNLYARTLATTKDERMREEILGVLEEIVGSLRRVGFTHYNREEMLTFPYIERRGLTAIATVLWTKHDEIRAMVRHLGELLQKRKDMPWEDFVERFKAKAGEAAFALSDMVFRENNIFYPTLKALLSDGEWKAIRMQEDEYGYYKVNPPAWDPGVEPLHPWEINPELSVEQLLGLPKEVQQALRGQPLEFDKSELRREGDIDMGTGYVSVEELKAIFEALPVDVTFIDRDDRVRFFSPGERIFARSLSVLGRPVQLCHPPKSVYVVNKILRAFKEGRKKEATFWLRLGPKYVYIKYVPLFDKNGNYLGTLEITMDIEPYKKIEGEKRLLDWRD